A genomic window from Sulfuricurvum sp. includes:
- a CDS encoding DUF2135 domain-containing protein, producing MKKSTFVLASLLCGYFSAYADSIEIESPLGGWRHSLGDSTGFIQKVNYPASSVNTEGQDKSSLIKGHISKHIKGKPAKLIVNGIAIPQRVEDSGDFERPYSFGSGSNSIEIRSNDGKTRKQVQFYDGYNAKTQSRLRIVLSWDSDGTDLDLHVISPDGQHVYYGDRVAPNGGVLDVDVTTGYGPEIYANPTPPNGVYHVYVNYYGDGNNQEDLTTVQVAIITQEGTLSEKQQIFRIPMRKAGELTHVSSFSYP from the coding sequence ATGAAAAAAAGTACATTCGTATTAGCATCCTTATTATGCGGATATTTTTCCGCTTATGCCGACTCTATAGAGATTGAAAGCCCCCTCGGTGGATGGAGACACAGTTTAGGTGATTCTACGGGGTTTATACAAAAGGTCAACTATCCTGCATCATCCGTCAATACTGAAGGTCAGGATAAATCGTCACTAATCAAAGGGCATATTTCCAAACATATCAAAGGCAAACCCGCAAAACTTATCGTCAACGGTATAGCTATCCCACAACGAGTAGAAGATTCGGGAGATTTTGAACGCCCATATTCATTTGGCTCAGGCTCCAACAGTATCGAAATACGTAGTAATGATGGAAAAACACGAAAACAAGTCCAATTTTATGACGGATACAATGCCAAAACACAATCACGTCTTCGTATCGTTTTATCATGGGACAGCGACGGTACCGATTTGGATTTGCATGTTATTTCACCTGATGGACAACACGTCTACTATGGAGATCGTGTCGCACCCAATGGAGGGGTATTGGATGTGGATGTCACCACAGGGTATGGACCTGAAATATACGCTAACCCTACCCCGCCTAATGGTGTATACCACGTCTATGTCAACTATTATGGCGATGGTAATAACCAAGAAGACCTTACCACTGTACAAGTTGCTATCATTACCCAAGAAGGTACTTTATCTGAGAAACAGCAAATTTTCCGAATCCCAA
- a CDS encoding DUF2300 domain-containing protein, giving the protein MQLLKFIKNIAIVLVFSLNFAHGEDNANVAWLEHNEITIKSLSTPKAHSFLTPEEKVPLGSLWKLFVYLYLADTHAKEAEYVCSTTPSEEDRYCCPPGSSVNRDRALAHSCAPYFDPNRLHISPKKWKKYWEEKTTIEWVNDIRHLTPETEVSLHDLLFVLSAIPTQARNEARDALLETSLELYGKNAWSELGSAIRYKTYSWHTHDGKAFGGAAGWLADGTPFWFGANGSSFTSLTKWSKALSLTLPTPSLLSTSTDNSCVDVSFFERYPLKAIYKEKTPIKVESGILKGNFRLEFENGNWLTITTQGEMRLRKNSDQHYTIYGRFGLNNYVARVIDREGNTTQTHAARALAVAARTYLVQNGNYQGGCWSISDSSHTQRVSATIPSQKGLEAAYFTDDLILRGAPIHYHMSTPALNQLSWRDAYAQAVSGWSFEKILKHSYPNAAIATMNGRMECVPLKAAESWLAENSQKWQSTLNREGGYEPLESIPTICQLSDGNPYSDQKRLRIYVRGWQSLNDRLTLVHEYLHLVFRYHPNGVNETYIENLARKLTGVTP; this is encoded by the coding sequence GTGCAATTATTAAAATTCATTAAGAACATTGCTATTGTGTTAGTGTTCAGTTTGAATTTTGCACATGGAGAAGATAATGCCAATGTTGCATGGTTAGAGCATAATGAAATCACAATCAAATCACTCTCAACACCTAAAGCACACTCTTTCCTCACACCAGAGGAGAAAGTTCCCTTAGGAAGCCTGTGGAAACTTTTTGTCTACCTCTATTTAGCCGATACCCATGCGAAAGAGGCTGAATACGTCTGTAGTACCACTCCATCTGAAGAAGATCGTTATTGTTGTCCTCCAGGTTCAAGCGTCAATAGAGACAGGGCATTAGCCCACTCTTGCGCCCCTTATTTTGATCCGAATAGACTCCATATAAGTCCTAAAAAATGGAAAAAATATTGGGAAGAAAAAACTACAATTGAATGGGTAAACGATATCCGTCACCTTACCCCAGAAACTGAAGTCTCTCTACATGACCTCCTTTTTGTATTATCTGCTATTCCAACTCAAGCACGTAATGAAGCCAGAGATGCCCTTCTCGAAACTTCTTTAGAACTTTACGGTAAAAATGCATGGAGTGAGTTAGGAAGTGCAATCCGATATAAAACCTATTCATGGCATACACATGATGGTAAAGCATTCGGTGGGGCGGCTGGCTGGCTCGCCGATGGAACGCCGTTTTGGTTTGGTGCTAACGGATCGAGTTTCACTTCTCTCACAAAATGGAGTAAAGCCCTCTCGCTCACATTACCTACCCCCTCTCTCCTTTCAACTTCCACCGATAATAGTTGTGTCGATGTCTCATTTTTTGAACGCTATCCGCTAAAAGCGATTTATAAAGAAAAAACCCCTATAAAAGTAGAATCAGGCATCCTCAAAGGAAACTTTCGACTAGAGTTTGAAAATGGAAATTGGCTTACGATTACAACCCAAGGAGAAATGCGATTACGTAAAAATTCTGACCAACACTACACAATATATGGACGTTTTGGACTTAACAATTATGTTGCTCGCGTCATTGATCGAGAAGGTAATACCACCCAAACTCATGCAGCACGCGCACTAGCTGTTGCCGCACGAACCTATTTGGTACAAAACGGTAATTACCAAGGCGGTTGTTGGAGTATATCAGACTCAAGCCATACACAACGTGTCAGTGCAACAATTCCATCTCAAAAAGGACTCGAAGCAGCCTACTTTACCGATGATTTGATTTTACGCGGTGCACCGATACACTATCACATGTCAACTCCAGCGCTTAATCAGTTATCATGGAGAGATGCCTATGCCCAAGCCGTCTCAGGATGGAGTTTTGAAAAGATATTAAAACACAGCTATCCCAACGCCGCTATCGCTACCATGAATGGACGGATGGAGTGCGTACCGCTGAAAGCGGCTGAATCATGGTTAGCAGAAAATAGCCAAAAATGGCAATCAACACTCAACCGTGAAGGTGGATATGAACCCCTAGAGTCAATACCAACGATTTGTCAACTGAGTGATGGAAATCCCTACTCCGACCAAAAACGGCTTCGGATATACGTACGCGGATGGCAGAGTTTAAACGATCGACTCACATTAGTGCACGAATATCTCCATCTCGTCTTTCGTTATCACCCTAACGGTGTCAATGAAACCTATATCGAAAATTTAGCCCGTAAACTCACTGGAGTAACACCATGA
- a CDS encoding alpha-2-macroglobulin family protein has protein sequence MNIFTFITKLAILFLFAVIPAVADETQGTPFFLLSDATYGSNENPLVRLEVEDISTVDEYGGVDVYVYKVKDPLAFLKGQKNLHRITVEPNYAGSGLANALSLAWDKLWREARELWRSLFSEEARHTFTENVPQVRSHPLENRTTPKTLNPQYRPLKSHILVNSFRYPLHRAKPIQPPKGVELAGSSSEFTNVSEGNVMIPLGKKAPGLYLVEAMVGDYRATTLVFVSDSVAVTKVSSNQMLVWVADRRTSQPIKNAKNIWSDGVGVLDQKETDQSGLTIFERKAPEKSYIYGEDPNGGVYVSENYYYDSEIYNTKLYATTDRPLYRPGESVYVKFSGRQFTSARDSLPLKNGILQLQVFDPNGFPVAGKSVQILSESGGNTSFRLPQNASAGGYELRFNYLGNSYGASFRVSEYQKPHFEISILPDKTAYKTKEPITGKLQLTYPDGKPVKNAIVDMSVRSQTLSMIEGNLGYSGEFPLKITDSVISTDTKGIAKFSLPASDTPSRYVLSALATDGAAYRVRATKELLIERGVNMYQLSGQKSFSSINENIIFHYTPIGINNLTKNTVPTKWSWIRLEDRKEESGTLENNGDFTLSFNTSGTYSLSIRDNQNNILGATTHYVSGGSIRAPQGSINMVFDQNSYRPNEIAKALITFSEPVDQVLFTLERDRVEQTALMTQSSNWIRSKKISPTQYEIELPIKDTYGPNITFSVVYVKGNEYVFQNLGLKVEQPKINISVQSDKPTYEPGEKVTLDLTALIGDKASANTQLSISVVDEMVYVLQSEIAPDIFDFFYHPRRNNVRTTASLSFIGYDLAKTPSKITLPSHTQTPQRAIKIQERPRRDDKDTALWEPNVVTDKNGHARVTFIMPDSLTRWRITVRGMNQSGVVGQNRAYVRSEKPFYIKWTTPTWMRNGDTPNASIALFNQTRQDTTVDINVSGIGTSYSKSLLLKSGINFMPLALGTIPYDSPLKLTLSVKGKEVDNLSVPLRILSPLWQNKHSLNLSLTSKESILQLPSDAKNIKFQFTDGVNEHFRRMMDDLIDYPHGCVEQTSSRIIPYTLALQSLLSDEDEFSELLTQRLYTFRFRLAQMAGPNATFGWWSVPAKEGDPFLTTYAYYADWHASQALKLKLPSDHFNSLLEIYRLNGAKQTPWKRALMLDWMQQMGLPVRSLSEELLKELSKNAKNIIAANSLPLASESSLIMTTDTLSIHNTMALVLSAYTLTQAQGKVDPAIKPYLASAAQRIHQSTSPLGESLLLLSGNIPLSNAPIILEKVGAQTPTIDRAVTLLWVYRALKNESKNNPLLTRSKQTIAPDSLWKNFRTISGQNAYYWGKTNVPTSINLSNTPKAPLSAVIGYESSELGKSTLPIQIERRFYRLIRQTDANLSAITDGGQSTEYDLVLVPANSELSTNELYLDQITLTSNASSPLNFGIVEAALPPGMSADSATWGVNVRFPKGKKYHPLEKSRFDLSPQGYTVPVDKLKGTMVINHLIRPAQTGTFVLPPVRYFKMYQPDQKAFEGTSRAIIKIH, from the coding sequence ATGAATATTTTTACATTTATTACCAAATTGGCCATCCTTTTTCTCTTCGCAGTTATACCTGCTGTTGCCGATGAGACTCAGGGAACCCCTTTCTTTTTACTCAGTGACGCAACCTATGGCTCTAATGAAAACCCCTTGGTTCGTTTGGAAGTTGAAGATATCAGTACTGTTGATGAATACGGCGGAGTTGATGTGTATGTCTACAAAGTAAAAGATCCTTTAGCTTTTTTAAAAGGGCAAAAGAATCTGCATCGTATTACAGTAGAGCCAAACTACGCCGGTAGCGGTTTAGCCAATGCATTATCGCTAGCATGGGATAAATTATGGAGAGAGGCACGTGAACTGTGGCGTTCTCTCTTTAGCGAAGAGGCTCGTCATACATTCACAGAAAACGTCCCTCAAGTGAGAAGTCACCCTCTGGAAAACCGTACTACCCCTAAAACATTAAACCCGCAATACAGACCACTCAAAAGCCACATTTTAGTCAACAGTTTTCGCTATCCACTCCATCGAGCAAAACCGATCCAGCCACCAAAAGGGGTTGAACTTGCCGGTAGTAGTAGTGAATTTACGAATGTTTCTGAGGGGAATGTTATGATTCCGCTGGGAAAAAAAGCTCCTGGACTTTATCTCGTCGAGGCGATGGTGGGCGACTATCGTGCAACCACACTTGTATTTGTATCCGATTCGGTCGCAGTGACCAAAGTCTCTTCCAATCAAATGCTCGTTTGGGTCGCAGATCGTCGAACGTCTCAGCCAATCAAAAATGCAAAAAATATTTGGAGTGACGGTGTCGGAGTGTTAGATCAAAAAGAAACTGACCAATCAGGTTTAACCATTTTTGAGCGAAAAGCACCTGAAAAAAGTTACATTTATGGTGAAGACCCTAATGGTGGAGTGTATGTCTCTGAAAATTATTACTATGACAGTGAGATTTACAATACAAAACTTTACGCTACAACAGACCGCCCTTTGTATCGTCCCGGAGAGTCTGTTTATGTCAAATTTAGTGGACGTCAGTTTACTTCAGCACGTGATTCGCTCCCCCTGAAAAATGGAATTCTTCAATTACAAGTGTTTGATCCTAACGGCTTTCCGGTAGCTGGAAAAAGTGTCCAAATACTCTCTGAAAGCGGTGGTAATACCTCATTTAGGCTACCTCAAAATGCATCAGCCGGTGGATATGAGTTACGTTTCAATTATCTTGGTAACAGCTATGGTGCGAGTTTTAGAGTCTCAGAATACCAAAAACCCCATTTTGAAATTTCTATTTTACCGGATAAAACTGCTTACAAAACAAAAGAGCCGATTACCGGTAAACTGCAATTAACCTATCCAGATGGGAAGCCGGTTAAAAATGCTATCGTTGATATGAGTGTTAGGTCTCAAACATTGAGTATGATTGAGGGGAATTTAGGATACAGTGGCGAGTTTCCTCTTAAAATTACCGATTCCGTTATCTCCACTGATACCAAAGGGATAGCAAAATTTTCTCTCCCTGCATCTGATACACCGAGTCGCTATGTTTTAAGTGCATTAGCAACCGATGGTGCAGCTTATCGTGTCCGTGCTACTAAAGAGTTGCTCATCGAACGTGGTGTAAACATGTACCAATTATCAGGGCAAAAATCTTTCTCCTCGATTAATGAAAATATCATCTTTCACTACACTCCGATTGGTATAAACAATCTTACCAAAAACACCGTTCCGACAAAATGGAGTTGGATACGATTAGAAGACCGCAAAGAAGAGAGTGGTACATTAGAAAATAATGGGGATTTCACCCTCTCATTTAACACATCGGGAACTTATAGTCTCTCGATTCGTGATAACCAAAATAATATTCTCGGTGCTACTACTCATTATGTAAGCGGAGGTAGTATTCGTGCACCACAGGGGTCTATTAACATGGTATTTGACCAAAACAGTTATCGTCCAAATGAAATAGCAAAAGCACTGATAACCTTTTCAGAACCTGTTGATCAAGTACTCTTTACACTCGAACGTGACCGAGTAGAGCAAACGGCATTAATGACACAAAGCAGTAATTGGATCCGTTCGAAAAAAATTTCACCGACTCAGTACGAAATTGAACTACCAATCAAAGATACATACGGACCAAATATCACTTTTTCAGTTGTGTATGTCAAAGGTAACGAATATGTTTTCCAAAATTTAGGACTCAAAGTAGAACAACCAAAAATCAATATATCGGTTCAATCCGATAAACCCACCTATGAGCCTGGGGAAAAAGTGACGTTAGATCTCACGGCACTTATTGGTGATAAAGCTTCCGCTAACACTCAACTCTCCATCAGTGTCGTTGACGAGATGGTTTATGTTCTCCAAAGTGAAATTGCCCCCGATATTTTTGATTTCTTTTATCATCCGCGACGTAATAATGTCCGTACTACCGCCAGTTTGAGTTTTATCGGATACGATTTGGCCAAAACACCGTCCAAAATAACACTCCCTTCCCATACCCAAACACCGCAACGTGCTATCAAAATTCAAGAACGCCCTCGTCGTGATGACAAAGATACGGCTTTATGGGAACCTAATGTAGTGACTGATAAAAATGGTCATGCTCGTGTCACATTTATCATGCCGGATTCATTAACACGATGGCGCATCACGGTACGCGGTATGAATCAATCCGGAGTAGTCGGTCAAAATAGAGCGTATGTCCGCTCTGAAAAACCGTTTTATATTAAATGGACAACCCCTACATGGATGCGTAATGGAGACACACCTAATGCATCCATAGCCCTTTTCAACCAAACACGTCAAGATACGACCGTTGATATTAATGTCTCCGGTATCGGTACGAGCTATTCAAAATCCCTTTTGCTCAAATCAGGGATTAACTTTATGCCGCTAGCTCTTGGTACGATTCCTTATGATTCACCCCTTAAACTCACCCTCTCGGTAAAAGGAAAGGAGGTAGATAATCTATCGGTGCCGCTACGCATACTTTCTCCATTATGGCAAAACAAACATTCACTCAATCTATCGCTCACCTCAAAAGAGAGCATATTACAACTACCATCAGACGCTAAAAATATAAAATTTCAGTTTACCGATGGGGTTAATGAACATTTTCGACGTATGATGGATGATTTAATCGATTATCCTCACGGTTGTGTCGAACAAACATCGAGTAGAATTATCCCCTATACCCTTGCATTACAATCGCTTTTATCAGATGAAGATGAGTTTTCTGAATTGCTAACTCAACGACTGTACACTTTCCGTTTTAGACTTGCTCAAATGGCGGGACCTAATGCAACCTTTGGATGGTGGAGTGTTCCGGCAAAAGAGGGAGATCCTTTTTTAACAACCTATGCCTATTATGCCGATTGGCATGCAAGCCAAGCCCTTAAACTGAAACTTCCATCGGATCATTTTAATTCATTATTAGAAATTTATCGACTAAACGGTGCTAAACAAACCCCATGGAAACGCGCTTTAATGCTCGATTGGATGCAGCAAATGGGTCTTCCGGTTCGCTCATTAAGTGAAGAATTGCTCAAAGAGCTATCTAAAAATGCAAAAAATATCATTGCTGCAAATTCACTACCTCTCGCATCGGAAAGTTCACTCATAATGACAACTGATACTCTATCGATACACAATACTATGGCTTTAGTATTAAGTGCCTACACGCTTACTCAAGCACAAGGAAAAGTTGATCCAGCTATTAAACCTTATCTTGCATCAGCTGCACAACGAATTCATCAATCCACCTCCCCACTCGGAGAATCTCTCTTGTTATTGAGCGGTAATATACCTCTTAGCAATGCTCCGATTATTTTAGAAAAAGTTGGAGCACAAACACCGACAATCGACAGAGCTGTAACATTATTATGGGTCTACCGTGCACTTAAAAATGAGAGCAAAAACAATCCTCTTCTAACACGTTCAAAACAGACAATTGCACCGGATTCATTATGGAAAAATTTTCGTACGATATCTGGTCAAAATGCCTATTATTGGGGTAAAACAAATGTACCGACTTCGATTAACCTCTCTAATACCCCGAAAGCTCCACTATCGGCAGTTATCGGATATGAGAGTTCAGAACTGGGAAAAAGCACCCTTCCAATTCAGATTGAACGCCGTTTTTATCGTTTAATTCGACAAACTGATGCTAATCTCTCTGCCATAACCGATGGTGGTCAATCGACAGAATACGACTTGGTTTTGGTTCCGGCAAACAGTGAATTAAGTACCAATGAGCTCTATTTAGATCAAATCACCCTAACATCCAATGCATCATCCCCTTTGAATTTCGGTATCGTAGAGGCGGCACTTCCTCCGGGGATGTCTGCTGATTCAGCCACATGGGGTGTAAATGTACGATTTCCAAAAGGGAAAAAATATCATCCGTTGGAGAAAAGTCGTTTTGATTTATCTCCACAAGGATATACTGTCCCAGTTGATAAACTCAAAGGGACAATGGTGATAAATCACCTGATTCGACCAGCACAAACCGGTACTTTTGTCCTACCGCCGGTACGTTATTTTAAAATGTATCAGCCAGATCAAAAAGCGTTTGAGGGAACTTCGCGTGCAATTATTAAAATTCATTAA